In Triticum aestivum cultivar Chinese Spring chromosome 5B, IWGSC CS RefSeq v2.1, whole genome shotgun sequence, the following proteins share a genomic window:
- the LOC123114439 gene encoding outer envelope pore protein 24, chloroplastic, with translation MKATVKGRYEGDKATAAATVALAAAGDLRLRASATDAAFAAGPSLDGLTITLEKPGAFLLNLKPHNQDVRFQFMNSATVLDKRVSLTYTHSTSLAPAAPKPAIPAPAAGAAPAPPPKGPPPGRTALDLSIAFDPANKVSVSHALGGGGCRVKYTYAHGAGRLTTIEPVYDTAKNAWEFAVARKFDAGDTVRGTYQASTKQLGLEWTRSSSIGGSFKVATTFDLSDQSKAPKLVAESTWNYEI, from the exons ATGAAGGCGACGGTGAAGGGCCGGTACGAGGGCGACAAGGCCACGGCGGCCGCCACGgtcgcgctcgccgccgccggcgacctccgcctccgcgcctccgccaccgacgccgccttcgccgccggccCCTCCCTCGACGGCCTCACCATCACCCTCGAGAAGCCCGGCGCCTTCCTCCTCAACCTCAAGCCCCACAACCAG GATGTGCGCTTCCAGTTCATGAACTCGGCCACGGTGCTCGACAAGCGGGTCAGCCTCACCTACACGCACTCCACCTCCCTCGCGCCCGCCGCGCCCAAGCCCGCCATCCCGgccccggccgccggcgccgcgcccgcGCCCCCGCCTAAGGGGCCCCCTCCCGGCCGCACGGCGCTCGACCTCTCCATCGCCTTCGACCCCGCCAACAAGGTCAGCGTCTCCCACGCGCTCGGCGGGGGCGGCTGCCGGGTCAAGTATACCTACGCGCACGGCGCCGGCCGCCTCACCACCATCGAGCCCGTCTACGACACCGCCAAGAACGCCTGGGAGTTCGCCGTCGCCAGGAAGTTCGACGCCGGGGACACCGTCAGGGGCACCTACCAGGCCTCCACCAAGCAGCTCGGGCTCGAGTGGACCAGGAGCTCCAGCATAGGCGGCTCCTTCAAG GTTGCGACGACGTTCGATCTGTCCGATCAAAGCAAAGCACCGAAGCTCGTAGCGGAGAGCACGTGGAACTATGAGATCTga